Proteins encoded within one genomic window of Methanothrix harundinacea 6Ac:
- a CDS encoding nucleotidyltransferase family protein, giving the protein MPSRIDIPKEKIEDFCRRWKIKEMAIFGSALREDFGPESDLDLLVTFSE; this is encoded by the coding sequence ATGCCATCCAGGATCGACATTCCCAAGGAGAAGATCGAGGACTTCTGCCGTCGATGGAAGATAAAGGAGATGGCCATCTTCGGATCGGCTCTCCGGGAAGATTTTGGGCCAGAGAGCGATCTTGATCTTCTGGTCACCTTCTCCGAGTAG
- a CDS encoding type II toxin-antitoxin system MqsA family antitoxin, which translates to MDRPHDEKIELIPNTCNCGRGRLAPGFTDYITRIDGSVLVIKNVRALICDVCDEAYITPDASREIDKIVRDFREGKLLAKPIAAGEVDLKMKESA; encoded by the coding sequence ATGGATAGACCACACGACGAGAAGATAGAGCTGATCCCTAACACCTGCAACTGCGGCCGAGGCAGGCTCGCGCCAGGCTTCACGGATTACATCACCAGGATCGATGGCAGCGTTCTGGTGATCAAGAACGTCCGGGCCTTGATCTGCGATGTCTGCGACGAGGCCTATATCACGCCGGACGCCTCAAGAGAGATCGACAAGATCGTGAGGGACTTTCGGGAAGGAAAGCTCCTTGCAAAGCCTATCGCGGCTGGCGAGGTCGACCTCAAGATGAAGGAGTCGGCCTGA
- a CDS encoding acylphosphatase yields MRKTRTKEKVEIIGPKVHGVGYRYFLMNQAMLLGVDGFAASNQAGIDRQQKVLVLVEGSREALIDFSALAETEKPEEAEVSEVLIGDFDGFVPKMTDFAMVLTAGQIVKAIPIIQEIESNTKETAESLREERLLRIEQDIHAIKAKLGMS; encoded by the coding sequence ATGAGGAAGACGAGGACGAAAGAGAAGGTCGAGATCATCGGACCAAAAGTCCACGGAGTGGGCTACAGATACTTCCTGATGAACCAGGCGATGCTTCTGGGGGTCGATGGCTTTGCTGCTTCAAACCAGGCAGGAATAGATCGGCAGCAGAAGGTGCTGGTTCTTGTAGAGGGGTCGAGGGAGGCGTTGATAGACTTTTCCGCCCTTGCAGAGACCGAAAAGCCGGAGGAGGCGGAGGTATCCGAAGTCCTCATCGGAGATTTTGATGGTTTTGTTCCAAAGATGACCGACTTCGCCATGGTCCTCACCGCCGGCCAGATAGTAAAAGCCATCCCCATCATCCAGGAGATCGAGAGCAATACAAAAGAGACGGCCGAAAGCCTCCGAGAGGAGAGACTGCTTCGAATTGAACAGGATATTCATGCAATTAAGGCGAAGCTGGGGATGTCTTAG
- the cas2 gene encoding CRISPR-associated endonuclease Cas2: MRGRNCYVVSYDIMEPRRLQKVHKMMKGFGDPVHYSVFRCDLTPKGRVEMIAALTGLIKHDEDRVMIIDLGPVEGMAEDRIEFLGVHSPKEKENAIIV, from the coding sequence GTGAGAGGACGAAACTGCTATGTGGTGAGCTACGACATAATGGAGCCGAGACGGCTTCAAAAGGTTCACAAGATGATGAAGGGCTTTGGTGATCCTGTCCACTACTCCGTCTTCCGCTGCGATCTCACCCCCAAGGGCCGGGTGGAGATGATAGCAGCGCTGACGGGTCTCATAAAGCATGACGAGGACAGGGTGATGATCATCGATCTCGGCCCGGTGGAGGGGATGGCGGAGGATAGGATAGAGTTTCTGGGGGTGCACAGCCCCAAAGAGAAGGAGAATGCGATCATCGTATGA
- a CDS encoding DNA polymerase produces the protein MASDLLGRDLDEIPGKKEPDGDLDPKELDYAARACTILEPVYDRQRYLVDKLGLAEVASLEFDAIPALVEMEHNGMGFNQKGGLKLSESLGDEKAELTRELRSYAQSKGIKDFNPKNPAHAKKVIKSLGYHVEKTSAPFLEKMVRQHQAEEFINLLLKYRELHLKEAHTKNWLVFSEDGRIYPRLSQLGGRSGRITCSKPNIQQVPRDPRLKSLFVASPNMSLVEADFSAIEMRLLAILSGDETLIETFKKGLDPHIQTAQAIFQKSKISGEERQIAKTLNYGTIYGGGTNMVLSQLPDLTEDEAKEFLYRFYRSYPGLRSWQQKVTNGAPVLTIDRKTYKISRSALGRLRYIDPDQRNALINTPVQATGADLQKIALGRLYRELTKPEHDAFNLVNAVHDSILLEVPDKRTGEAARLIQRVMEEAGGEILKVVPCLTEVKVGKDWSFPKDKRRLSAFLRRVASGAIGRS, from the coding sequence GTGGCGAGCGATCTTCTCGGGAGAGATCTGGATGAGATCCCTGGGAAAAAGGAGCCAGACGGCGATCTCGATCCGAAAGAGCTCGATTATGCCGCCAGGGCCTGCACCATCCTGGAGCCGGTTTACGACAGGCAGAGATACCTCGTTGACAAGCTTGGTCTCGCGGAGGTCGCATCTCTGGAGTTTGATGCCATCCCCGCGCTGGTGGAGATGGAGCATAACGGCATGGGCTTCAACCAGAAGGGGGGGCTAAAGCTATCAGAAAGCCTCGGAGATGAGAAGGCAGAGCTGACACGAGAGCTCCGATCGTATGCGCAGTCGAAGGGGATTAAAGACTTCAACCCCAAAAATCCCGCTCATGCAAAGAAAGTCATCAAAAGTCTTGGATATCATGTCGAGAAGACTTCAGCACCATTTTTGGAGAAGATGGTCCGGCAACATCAGGCAGAAGAGTTCATAAATCTGCTTTTGAAATATCGGGAACTTCATCTGAAAGAGGCTCATACGAAGAACTGGCTCGTTTTTTCTGAGGACGGCCGGATCTATCCCAGACTATCCCAGCTTGGCGGGAGGAGCGGTCGCATCACCTGTTCCAAGCCAAACATCCAGCAGGTTCCAAGAGATCCGAGGCTGAAGAGCCTTTTCGTCGCCTCCCCGAACATGTCTCTGGTGGAGGCTGATTTTTCTGCCATTGAGATGAGGCTCCTTGCGATTCTCTCCGGAGATGAGACCCTCATTGAGACCTTCAAGAAAGGGCTTGATCCGCATATACAGACGGCTCAGGCCATCTTCCAAAAGTCGAAGATCTCGGGGGAGGAGAGGCAGATCGCCAAGACCCTGAACTACGGCACCATTTACGGGGGCGGCACCAATATGGTCTTGAGCCAGCTCCCAGACCTGACAGAGGATGAGGCAAAGGAGTTCCTTTATCGGTTTTACAGGTCCTATCCTGGCTTGAGAAGCTGGCAGCAAAAGGTCACTAATGGCGCGCCTGTTTTAACAATCGACAGAAAGACCTATAAAATCTCTCGATCGGCTCTGGGAAGGCTGAGATACATCGATCCCGACCAAAGAAACGCCCTGATCAACACGCCAGTCCAGGCCACGGGCGCAGACCTTCAAAAGATCGCCCTCGGCAGGCTCTACAGGGAGCTGACGAAACCCGAGCACGACGCTTTCAACCTCGTGAACGCAGTCCATGACAGCATCCTTCTGGAGGTGCCGGATAAACGGACCGGCGAGGCGGCGAGGCTGATTCAGAGGGTGATGGAGGAGGCAGGTGGCGAGATTCTGAAGGTGGTGCCCTGTCTCACCGAGGTGAAGGTCGGGAAGGACTGGTCCTTTCCGAAGGATAAACGGAGATTATCGGCCTTTCTCAGGAGGGTTGCATCAGGGGCGATAGGACGGTCGTAG
- the cas1 gene encoding CRISPR-associated endonuclease Cas1, producing the protein MLAEFAYCPRLCYMEWVGGEFVDSADTVDGRFQHRRVDSEVARADEDELQAIHDRSVSLSGEKVGVTCRIDLLEGEGRHVTPVEYKRGRAPCIPGGAYDSDRVQLCAQGLVLRENGYHCDNGIVYFAASRKRVPVDFDRDLVKLTLDLISDLRAVADGGAVPPPLQDSPKCVRCSMAGICLPDEVNLLREMDGQSRRDGDGGGGLIGKIRRLLPARDDSLPVYVVGHGHSVRKKGDRLEIRSIKKGDDEDEEKEGSEGRTGRGRGKGERDSAVVEARLREISQVNLFGGVEISTPALVDLMQRGIPVLHFTRGGWFQGMSVGHTHKNVELRMRQFAWAADRNRSLSIARSIVDGKIRNCRTQIRRNDPESPKDALDRLSKLSKDAANASSMERLLGIEGAAAEIYFGRLEHLLKADQGFTFANRNRRPPKDPVNAVLSYLYAVLAKDVFVSLLAVGFDPYLGFYHRPRYGRPALALDMMEEFRPIIADSTTINLFNNRELTDKDFIKTGMGVSMKRQAKRTVLAGYERRMQTEIEHPIFGYKVSYRRVLEVQARLLSRVITGEIKEYPAFLTR; encoded by the coding sequence ATGCTGGCGGAGTTCGCCTACTGCCCCCGGCTCTGCTACATGGAGTGGGTGGGCGGCGAGTTCGTGGACAGCGCCGATACCGTCGACGGGAGGTTTCAGCACCGCCGGGTGGACTCGGAGGTTGCCAGGGCCGATGAAGACGAACTCCAGGCGATTCATGACAGATCGGTATCGCTCAGCGGCGAGAAGGTGGGGGTCACCTGCAGGATAGACCTCCTGGAGGGGGAAGGCCGGCATGTGACTCCCGTTGAGTACAAGAGGGGGAGAGCTCCATGCATTCCGGGCGGGGCATACGATTCGGACCGGGTTCAGCTCTGCGCTCAGGGGCTGGTACTGAGGGAGAACGGCTATCACTGTGACAATGGGATCGTCTACTTCGCCGCCTCCAGGAAGCGGGTGCCGGTAGATTTTGACAGAGATCTCGTAAAGCTGACCTTAGACCTGATATCCGACCTGAGGGCGGTGGCCGATGGCGGCGCGGTTCCGCCGCCCCTGCAGGACAGCCCCAAATGCGTTCGATGCTCCATGGCGGGGATCTGTCTTCCCGACGAGGTGAACCTGCTGCGGGAGATGGACGGGCAAAGCCGAAGAGATGGAGACGGAGGCGGCGGGCTGATCGGGAAGATCAGAAGGCTTCTTCCGGCGAGGGATGATTCCCTGCCGGTCTATGTGGTGGGTCATGGTCATTCGGTCCGGAAGAAGGGGGACAGGCTGGAGATTCGGTCGATAAAGAAGGGCGATGATGAAGATGAAGAGAAAGAAGGAAGCGAAGGCCGCACCGGGAGAGGACGGGGGAAGGGTGAGAGAGACAGCGCGGTGGTGGAGGCCCGGCTGAGGGAGATATCTCAGGTCAACCTCTTTGGAGGTGTAGAGATCTCTACCCCCGCGCTGGTGGATCTGATGCAGCGGGGGATTCCCGTCCTCCACTTCACCCGAGGAGGCTGGTTTCAAGGGATGAGCGTCGGTCACACTCACAAGAACGTGGAGCTCCGGATGAGGCAGTTCGCGTGGGCGGCGGACCGGAACAGGTCGCTATCCATCGCCCGGTCGATCGTGGATGGCAAGATCCGAAACTGCAGGACCCAGATAAGGAGAAACGACCCCGAATCTCCCAAAGATGCCCTGGACCGGCTGAGTAAGCTATCAAAAGATGCGGCGAACGCGTCCAGCATGGAGAGGCTTCTGGGGATCGAGGGCGCGGCGGCGGAGATCTACTTCGGGCGGCTGGAGCACCTGCTCAAAGCCGATCAGGGCTTCACTTTCGCGAACAGGAACAGAAGGCCGCCGAAAGATCCGGTGAACGCCGTTCTATCCTACCTTTACGCCGTGCTGGCGAAGGACGTCTTCGTCTCCCTTCTGGCGGTGGGGTTCGACCCATATCTCGGGTTCTACCACCGGCCGAGGTACGGCCGTCCTGCTCTGGCCCTGGACATGATGGAGGAGTTTCGGCCGATCATCGCGGACTCCACGACGATCAATCTCTTCAACAACCGCGAACTCACTGATAAGGACTTCATCAAGACGGGGATGGGCGTCTCCATGAAACGTCAGGCCAAGAGAACGGTGCTGGCCGGCTACGAGCGGAGGATGCAGACGGAGATCGAACATCCCATATTCGGCTACAAGGTGAGCTATCGGCGAGTCCTGGAGGTTCAGGCCCGGCTCCTTTCCAGAGTCATCACCGGCGAGATAAAGGAGTACCCTGCCTTTTTGACGAGGTGA
- a CDS encoding aldehyde dehydrogenase family protein: MADALARGAALLCGGREPEGEEFRSGFLFFFLPTVLDRMDPSMRMMREETIGPVAPMMSFSTDEEALKLAYASWYGLAAYVST, translated from the coding sequence ATCGCCGACGCACTCGCCAGGGGCGCCGCCCTCCTCTGCGGCGGCCGGGAGCCGGAGGGGGAAGAGTTTCGGAGTGGCTTCTTGTTCTTCTTCCTCCCCACGGTCCTGGATCGGATGGACCCCTCCATGAGGATGATGAGGGAGGAGACCATCGGCCCCGTGGCGCCGATGATGAGCTTTTCGACCGACGAAGAGGCCCTCAAACTCGCCTACGCCTCCTGGTACGGCCTTGCCGCCTACGTCTCAACTTGA
- a CDS encoding nucleotidyltransferase domain-containing protein, producing the protein MNASGSKISLADERRERAVEEFVKRATQRYGNRIRSVTLFGSVARGAAGEESEIDILVVIDEEDFRLRRKLIGLSFDILLETGGDLSVKVLSDRDFQARKTHSFLRNVLAEGAKLA; encoded by the coding sequence ATGAACGCCAGCGGTTCAAAGATCTCTCTTGCTGACGAACGGAGGGAGAGAGCCGTCGAGGAGTTTGTCAAGAGGGCTACCCAGAGATACGGCAACAGGATTAGAAGCGTCACTCTCTTCGGATCTGTTGCCAGAGGTGCGGCCGGAGAGGAATCCGAGATCGACATTCTGGTGGTGATAGACGAAGAAGATTTCCGCCTTCGGCGGAAGCTCATCGGCCTCTCCTTCGATATCCTGCTGGAGACGGGGGGCGACCTCTCGGTGAAGGTCCTCTCCGACCGGGACTTCCAGGCTCGTAAGACCCATTCGTTTTTAAGGAATGTCCTCGCCGAGGGGGCGAAGCTTGCCTGA
- a CDS encoding nucleotidyltransferase family protein: MDRFGELQEKIVLLLRPYARRIAICGSFARGDEADDSGIDSGIEILIDLLPPGERPPLGLKWFRLEEELSRILGREVELVSERAMSPFVRPYVEKDMVLLYEEG; encoded by the coding sequence ATGGACCGTTTCGGAGAGCTTCAAGAGAAGATAGTGCTGTTGCTCCGTCCCTATGCTAGGAGGATAGCGATCTGTGGCTCCTTTGCACGAGGCGATGAGGCGGACGATAGCGGCATCGATAGCGGCATCGAAATCCTCATAGATCTCCTCCCTCCGGGCGAGAGGCCTCCCCTGGGCCTGAAGTGGTTCCGCCTCGAAGAGGAGCTCTCACGGATTCTGGGGCGCGAGGTGGAGCTGGTCAGCGAGAGGGCCATGAGCCCCTTCGTCCGGCCTTATGTCGAGAAGGACATGGTGCTCCTCTATGAAGAAGGATGA
- a CDS encoding DUF4258 domain-containing protein, which produces MEIEDVKEQITKDNYIITFHARRRMDERGIYTDDLVNLILDGSIIEDYP; this is translated from the coding sequence GTGGAGATCGAAGATGTCAAGGAGCAGATTACAAAAGATAATTATATAATAACATTTCACGCCCGCAGGAGGATGGATGAAAGGGGTATTTATACCGATGATCTGGTTAATTTGATATTAGACGGAAGCATAATAGAAGATTATCCATAG